In Emcibacteraceae bacterium, a single window of DNA contains:
- the gltX gene encoding glutamate--tRNA ligase, translating into MTRFAPSPTGFLHIGGARTALFNWLFTRHHGGDFRIRIEDTDRQRSTQEAVDAIFDGLDWLGLKADGEIIFQYDYRERHAEVAHQLLALGKAYKCYCSKEELAEMRETAKAKGLPLGYDGRWRDRDPSDAPKDIEPVIRFKAPREGEIVIKDHVQGNVTVKNKELDDMILLRADGTPTYMLSVVVDDHDMGVTHIIRGDDHLTNAARQAQLINAIGWELPEYAHIPLIHGQDGAKLSKRHGALGVDAYRDMGYLPDALKNYLLRLGWAHGDDEVISEKQAIEWFDLDAIGKSPSRFDFNKLENLNGIYMRETASDQTLLTGCLPFLERNLNRQLTVEEQKTLLKALSELKNRAKNLIDLAESALFLFTARPLDIIPKAMNSLNDEAKPILSKIYNALENVAEWNRDNLQKAIENFVEKEEIGFGKVAQPLRAALTGSNISPGISEVLDWLGKNESMARIKDQM; encoded by the coding sequence GTGACACGATTTGCCCCCTCGCCAACGGGATTTTTACATATAGGTGGTGCAAGAACAGCCCTGTTTAACTGGTTGTTTACCCGCCATCATGGTGGCGATTTCAGAATCCGGATCGAAGATACTGACCGTCAGCGCTCAACTCAGGAAGCGGTAGATGCAATTTTTGATGGTCTGGACTGGCTGGGCCTTAAAGCAGACGGCGAAATTATTTTCCAATATGATTATCGTGAACGTCATGCGGAAGTTGCTCATCAACTGCTTGCACTGGGAAAAGCCTATAAATGCTATTGCTCGAAAGAAGAACTGGCAGAAATGCGTGAAACAGCAAAAGCAAAAGGATTACCGCTTGGATATGACGGGCGCTGGCGGGACCGCGATCCGTCCGATGCCCCAAAGGATATCGAACCGGTTATCCGTTTCAAAGCCCCGAGAGAGGGCGAAATTGTTATCAAAGATCATGTACAGGGCAATGTCACGGTAAAGAATAAAGAACTTGATGATATGATCCTGCTTCGCGCGGACGGCACACCGACCTATATGCTTTCTGTTGTCGTTGATGATCATGATATGGGCGTTACCCATATTATTCGGGGGGATGATCATTTAACCAATGCAGCAAGACAGGCACAACTGATCAACGCCATTGGCTGGGAACTGCCGGAATATGCCCACATTCCCCTTATTCACGGGCAGGACGGGGCAAAACTGTCAAAACGTCATGGTGCCCTGGGGGTTGATGCCTACCGTGATATGGGGTATCTTCCAGATGCCTTAAAAAATTACCTGCTCAGATTAGGCTGGGCCCATGGTGATGACGAAGTGATCTCCGAAAAGCAGGCAATTGAGTGGTTTGATCTTGATGCTATTGGCAAGTCACCTTCAAGATTTGATTTTAATAAACTTGAAAATTTAAACGGCATTTACATGCGTGAAACCGCAAGTGACCAGACACTACTGACAGGATGTCTGCCGTTTCTTGAAAGAAACCTTAATCGCCAACTGACTGTAGAAGAGCAAAAAACTCTTTTAAAAGCATTGAGCGAGCTTAAAAACAGAGCGAAGAATTTGATTGATCTGGCGGAGAGTGCCTTATTCCTATTTACCGCACGGCCGCTGGATATTATTCCAAAAGCAATGAATTCACTTAATGACGAGGCAAAACCGATATTAAGCAAAATTTATAATGCGCTCGAAAATGTAGCAGAATGGAACCGGGATAATTTACAAAAGGCCATAGAGAATTTCGTAGAAAAGGAAGAAATTGGATTTGGTAAAGTGGCCCAGCCACTTAGAGCAGCATTAACCGGTAGTAATATTTCCCCGGGCATTTCAGAAGTGCTGGACTGGCTTGGTAAAAACGAAAGCATGGCGAGGATTAAAGACCAGATGTAA
- a CDS encoding citrate synthase, with amino-acid sequence MEEKYKKTVASDTASLTVRGNTFELPIYGGSTGPDVIDIRTLYRDTGMFTFDPGFTSTASCESAITYIDGDKGELLYRGYPIDQLAEKSDFLEVAYLLLNGELPNKQQDAEFKHAITYHTMVHEQLSKFFGGFRRDAHPMAIMCGVVGAMSAFYHDSTDINDPEQRRVASNRLIAKIPTIAAMTYKYSIGQPFVYPRNDLNYAENFLYMTFGVPSCENYKVNPILANAMDKIFILHADHEQNASTSTVRLAGSSGANPFACIAAGIASLWGPAHGGANEACLKMLSEIGTVDRIPEYIEKAKDKNDPFRLMGFGHRVYKNFDPRAKVLQQAANEVLGELGINDPLLEVAKELERIALEDPYFIEKKLYPNVDFYSGIILKAMGFPTEMFTVLFALARTVGWVSQWIEMIEDPTQKIGRPRQLFIGETERQYVSIDKR; translated from the coding sequence ATGGAAGAAAAATATAAAAAAACTGTGGCATCAGATACGGCCTCATTAACAGTTCGCGGAAATACTTTCGAATTGCCTATATACGGTGGCTCAACCGGACCAGATGTCATAGATATCCGTACGCTTTACCGTGATACCGGCATGTTCACATTTGACCCCGGCTTTACATCAACAGCAAGCTGTGAAAGCGCCATAACCTATATTGATGGCGATAAGGGTGAACTACTCTATCGCGGATATCCAATTGACCAGCTTGCTGAAAAAAGTGATTTTCTTGAAGTTGCCTATTTATTGTTAAACGGCGAGCTTCCAAACAAACAGCAGGATGCAGAGTTCAAACATGCCATTACCTATCATACAATGGTTCATGAACAGCTCAGCAAATTCTTCGGCGGTTTCCGCCGTGATGCCCATCCGATGGCTATTATGTGTGGTGTTGTTGGCGCTATGTCAGCTTTCTATCATGACAGCACAGATATTAACGATCCGGAGCAACGCAGGGTGGCTTCCAACAGACTGATTGCAAAAATCCCGACGATTGCTGCGATGACTTACAAATATTCAATCGGCCAGCCATTTGTCTATCCCCGCAATGATCTTAATTATGCAGAGAATTTCCTTTATATGACTTTTGGTGTTCCAAGCTGCGAGAACTATAAAGTAAATCCGATCCTGGCCAATGCCATGGATAAAATCTTTATTCTGCACGCTGATCACGAGCAAAATGCATCAACCTCAACGGTACGTCTTGCCGGTTCATCGGGGGCAAATCCATTTGCCTGTATTGCTGCCGGTATTGCCTCACTCTGGGGACCTGCTCACGGTGGCGCCAATGAAGCCTGCCTTAAAATGCTTAGTGAAATTGGAACTGTTGACAGAATTCCAGAATATATTGAAAAGGCAAAGGATAAAAATGATCCATTCCGCCTTATGGGATTTGGACATCGCGTTTATAAAAACTTTGATCCTCGTGCCAAAGTTCTTCAACAGGCCGCTAATGAAGTGCTTGGTGAGCTTGGCATCAATGATCCGCTTCTTGAAGTTGCCAAAGAACTTGAGCGAATTGCCCTTGAAGACCCATATTTCATTGAAAAGAAACTTTATCCTAATGTGGACTTCTATTCAGGCATTATCTTGAAAGCCATGGGCTTCCCGACTGAAATGTTTACAGTTTTGTTTGCGCTTGCCCGTACTGTTGGCTGGGTGTCACAATGGATTGAAATGATTGAAGATCCAACCCAGAAAATCGGCCGCCCACGTCAGCTCTTTATTGGTGAAACTGAACGCCAGTATGTTAGCATTGATAAACGCTGA
- the gloA gene encoding lactoylglutathione lyase: MTEHFKMLHTMIRVKDLDKSIAFYCNFLKMKLLRKKDYPEGKFTLAFVGYGDEENNTVVELTYNWGREEGYDLGNGFGHLALGVPDIYKTCEELERAGVEIPRPPGPMKHGKTVIAFIKDPDGYMIELIEKK, from the coding sequence ATGACTGAACATTTCAAAATGCTCCACACGATGATCCGGGTTAAAGACCTGGATAAATCCATTGCATTTTATTGCAATTTTTTAAAAATGAAATTGCTTAGAAAAAAGGATTACCCGGAAGGTAAGTTTACATTGGCCTTTGTCGGATATGGGGATGAGGAAAATAATACCGTGGTCGAATTAACCTATAACTGGGGCAGAGAAGAAGGGTATGACCTAGGTAATGGCTTTGGTCATCTGGCTCTGGGCGTACCGGATATTTATAAAACCTGCGAAGAACTTGAAAGAGCAGGCGTTGAAATACCGAGGCCGCCTGGTCCTATGAAACACGGCAAGACGGTAATTGCCTTCATTAAAGACCCGGATGGGTATATGATTGAACTTATTGAAAAGAAATAA
- the fabZ gene encoding 3-hydroxyacyl-ACP dehydratase FabZ, with translation MSLEKVDDIDINKIKELIPHRYPMLLVDRLCDINPGESAIGKKAVTMNEPFFQGHFPEKPVMPGVLIVESMAQTAAALVMLSLGEDAKGKLVYFMSIDSAKFRKPVEPGDMLELHVQKEQSRRNIWRFSAQGKVDGAVVAEATFTAMIAN, from the coding sequence ATGTCTCTCGAGAAAGTTGATGATATTGACATAAATAAAATTAAGGAATTAATTCCTCATCGCTACCCTATGTTACTGGTGGACAGATTGTGTGACATTAATCCTGGCGAAAGCGCAATTGGGAAAAAAGCTGTCACCATGAATGAGCCTTTTTTTCAGGGGCATTTCCCTGAAAAACCTGTGATGCCCGGTGTGCTGATTGTTGAGTCTATGGCGCAGACTGCGGCAGCTCTGGTTATGCTTAGTCTGGGTGAGGATGCAAAAGGCAAACTGGTATATTTTATGTCAATTGACAGTGCGAAATTCAGAAAACCTGTTGAGCCCGGTGATATGCTGGAGCTTCATGTTCAAAAAGAACAGAGTCGCAGAAATATCTGGCGGTTCTCAGCCCAGGGAAAAGTGGATGGTGCCGTTGTCGCCGAAGCCACATTTACGGCAATGATAGCGAACTGA
- a CDS encoding OmpH family outer membrane protein → MNVKKISTALLTMLTVLFVNNAAFSQEIPVAKIIVIDNRVISTNAAVAKDINRQTAQIKATMEAELQTKENALRAEQEDLKTKINIIPQESFNQLQQAFQVKVNQYQQEVQIKSRQLETAIVNANDAIERELKPILQKILKDTGATMMLDKNLIREQIPGLDVTTRVIEQLDLVMPSTTVTLPPLPEAAPAAAPQEN, encoded by the coding sequence ATGAATGTAAAAAAAATATCAACCGCACTGCTGACAATGCTGACAGTGTTATTTGTAAACAATGCGGCATTTTCGCAAGAAATACCTGTGGCGAAAATCATCGTAATTGATAACAGGGTGATCAGCACAAATGCTGCTGTTGCCAAAGATATAAACAGACAAACAGCACAAATTAAAGCAACGATGGAAGCTGAGCTTCAAACAAAGGAAAATGCTTTAAGAGCTGAACAGGAAGATTTGAAAACAAAAATAAATATTATTCCGCAAGAATCATTTAACCAGTTGCAGCAGGCCTTTCAGGTAAAAGTGAACCAGTATCAACAGGAAGTGCAAATTAAAAGCCGTCAGTTGGAGACGGCAATTGTTAATGCAAATGATGCCATTGAAAGGGAGCTAAAACCAATTTTACAAAAGATCCTGAAAGATACCGGCGCGACAATGATGTTGGATAAAAATCTGATCAGAGAACAGATTCCTGGCCTGGATGTAACCACCAGAGTTATTGAACAGTTAGATCTTGTAATGCCTTCAACGACAGTTACCTTGCCGCCGCTTCCTGAAGCTGCACCGGCAGCTGCGCCGCAAGAGAATTAA
- the bamA gene encoding outer membrane protein assembly factor BamA gives MVSKIYKLISICLIALFAQFNLVSLVWAQETTPQEEPGVVIANIEISGNQRIEKSTIESYLLINVGDAYTEQLGDASLKRLYNTGLFADVDVGRRGTTLVVTVSENPIINRIVFEGNKYKDDDDLYEEIQLRPRIVFSRAKVRADVQRILEIYRRGGRFAAAVDPKIIQLDQNRVNLVFEISEGAKSVIGKINFMGNKVFNNAILREKMASVESRWWKFLAAEDTYDPDRLNYDKQLLRDFYREQGYADFRITSAVAELSPDKKFFFINISLEEGELYTFGDISVESEIEELDPEILVRTLYTRKGQQYDSSAIDSSVEVLTEIAGLRGYAFVDIRPQVRRNRAERTVDIIYVINETPRVYVEEIKIIDNVRTHDKVIRRELNLVEGDAYNSQKVKRSEVRVRALQFFKEVSIEQIEGTAADKTILEITVEEQPTGELTAGLGYSSYEGLLVNFSIAERNLLGKGQFVRLGSNLSKRRKEVELGFTEPYFLNRRLAVGADIFLRDVNFIESGFRQKTLGTTLRTGFPLTEYIVMNFSYGLTKDTVLTSFFTDSPYISGNNGEYITSYISYGISYNTLDYPQKPNRGQLFTVSQEVAGLGGNERYIRTSAKYDIYYPIYKTWVFNISAEGGHIEGLGKDIRLNKRFFLGNPKIRGFKEAGLGPREWGEGFTQLYSGYTLGGNTYYTTKAELFIPLGGGARDLGIEASAYVDAGALFNVDAEDSLTSATGVVYSKLGDTPTPRVSVGIGFSWASPFGPFRIDLAKAIRSQPSDETEFFQFNVGTRF, from the coding sequence GTGGTATCAAAAATATATAAACTTATTAGTATCTGTTTAATTGCCTTATTTGCTCAATTTAATTTGGTAAGCTTGGTTTGGGCACAGGAAACAACGCCTCAAGAAGAGCCAGGCGTTGTTATTGCTAATATAGAGATTAGCGGTAATCAGCGAATTGAAAAAAGCACTATTGAATCCTACCTTCTCATTAATGTCGGTGATGCTTATACTGAACAGCTTGGAGATGCATCGCTTAAACGCCTATACAATACCGGTTTATTCGCAGATGTGGATGTAGGGCGTCGTGGCACGACACTTGTCGTTACAGTCTCTGAAAATCCCATCATCAACAGAATTGTATTTGAAGGTAACAAATATAAAGATGATGATGATTTATATGAAGAAATTCAGCTGAGACCAAGAATTGTATTTTCAAGAGCAAAAGTAAGGGCTGATGTTCAGCGTATCCTCGAAATATACAGAAGAGGTGGGCGGTTTGCAGCGGCTGTTGACCCAAAAATTATTCAGCTTGATCAAAACAGGGTTAATTTAGTCTTTGAAATTTCTGAAGGTGCAAAAAGTGTCATCGGTAAAATTAATTTTATGGGGAATAAAGTGTTTAATAACGCCATTCTCCGTGAAAAAATGGCTTCAGTTGAAAGCCGCTGGTGGAAATTTCTGGCTGCTGAGGATACTTATGATCCTGACCGGTTAAATTATGATAAACAATTGCTCAGGGATTTTTATCGGGAGCAAGGATATGCCGACTTTAGAATCACATCAGCAGTAGCAGAGCTTTCACCGGATAAGAAATTCTTTTTTATAAATATTTCACTGGAAGAAGGAGAACTTTACACATTTGGAGATATTTCTGTTGAAAGTGAGATTGAGGAGTTAGATCCAGAAATTCTAGTTCGAACATTATATACCAGAAAAGGCCAGCAATATGATTCATCAGCAATTGACTCGTCAGTTGAAGTGCTCACTGAAATTGCTGGGCTGAGAGGTTATGCTTTTGTTGATATTAGGCCACAGGTTAGACGTAACCGGGCAGAGCGAACGGTCGATATTATATATGTAATTAATGAAACACCAAGAGTATATGTTGAAGAAATAAAAATTATTGATAACGTTCGTACTCATGACAAAGTGATCAGGCGTGAATTAAATTTGGTTGAGGGTGATGCCTATAACTCTCAAAAAGTTAAAAGATCTGAAGTAAGGGTTAGAGCATTACAATTCTTCAAAGAAGTGTCCATAGAGCAAATTGAGGGGACTGCAGCGGATAAGACAATTCTGGAAATTACGGTTGAAGAACAACCGACAGGTGAATTAACGGCAGGGCTTGGGTATTCTAGTTATGAGGGATTATTGGTAAATTTCAGCATTGCAGAAAGAAACTTATTAGGGAAGGGACAATTCGTAAGATTGGGATCCAATTTATCGAAAAGACGTAAAGAAGTGGAATTAGGTTTTACAGAACCTTACTTCCTTAACAGAAGGCTTGCTGTTGGGGCAGATATTTTCTTACGCGATGTTAATTTTATTGAAAGTGGTTTTAGGCAGAAGACGCTTGGTACAACGTTACGAACTGGATTTCCGCTTACTGAATATATTGTTATGAATTTCTCTTACGGTCTAACAAAAGATACGGTTCTTACCAGTTTCTTTACAGACAGTCCCTATATTAGTGGCAATAACGGAGAATATATAACATCATATATTAGCTATGGTATTTCATATAATACACTTGATTATCCGCAAAAGCCAAATCGTGGTCAATTATTTACGGTAAGTCAGGAAGTCGCGGGACTAGGTGGTAACGAAAGATATATTAGAACATCAGCTAAATATGACATTTATTATCCTATATACAAAACATGGGTGTTTAATATTAGTGCTGAAGGCGGTCACATTGAAGGTTTGGGTAAAGATATAAGGTTAAATAAACGATTTTTCCTTGGAAACCCAAAAATACGTGGGTTTAAAGAGGCAGGGTTGGGACCAAGAGAATGGGGAGAAGGTTTTACTCAGTTATATTCTGGCTATACTCTTGGTGGGAATACATATTATACCACTAAAGCGGAACTGTTCATTCCGCTTGGAGGAGGCGCAAGAGATCTTGGAATTGAAGCCAGTGCTTATGTGGATGCCGGAGCTCTATTTAATGTTGATGCAGAAGATAGTTTGACCTCAGCAACAGGCGTGGTATATAGCAAGCTTGGAGATACACCAACACCGAGGGTATCTGTAGGAATAGGTTTCTCATGGGCGTCACCTTTTGGTCCATTTAGAATTGATTTGGCCAAAGCAATTAGAAGTCAACCAAGCGATGAAACGGAGTTTTTCCAATTTAATGTCGGAACGAGATTTTAA
- the rseP gene encoding RIP metalloprotease RseP: MDFLFSTIQPALAFLIILTVLVFVHEWGHYIVAKFCGVKVEVFSIGFGPEITGFYDRHGTRWKISWIPLGGYVKFFGDATESSAPSQELFEMSEEEKKVSFHHKNLLQKSAIVFAGPAINFIFAILIFSGMLFSYGKMVYEPIVGEVITDGAAEKAGILAGDRIIEIDGSPVTAFRDISKHLALKVDEKISLIVLRNGQNLTLSFPLKTVEIKNFLGEDKKIYQIGIRNNPEERKILHFGVIGAIWEATGEIKELTYANLTGLGQIIMGDRSAKELGGPIAIARVAGKAAEFGIVEFLNIMAMVSMGLGLINLFPIPMLDGGHLLYYAIEAVRRKKMSLKAQEIGFKIGAAVVLSLMVFVFYNDISAIIDLVG, translated from the coding sequence ATGGATTTTTTATTCTCGACTATTCAGCCTGCATTGGCATTTCTCATTATTCTGACGGTGCTTGTTTTCGTGCATGAATGGGGTCATTACATTGTTGCAAAATTCTGCGGCGTAAAAGTGGAAGTTTTTTCAATCGGATTTGGCCCGGAAATAACCGGTTTTTATGATCGTCATGGAACACGCTGGAAAATCAGCTGGATACCACTCGGCGGATATGTGAAATTTTTTGGTGATGCTACGGAATCCAGTGCTCCTTCCCAGGAACTGTTTGAAATGAGTGAAGAAGAGAAAAAAGTTTCTTTTCATCATAAGAATCTTTTACAAAAATCAGCAATTGTTTTTGCTGGACCTGCCATCAATTTTATTTTTGCTATCTTGATTTTTTCCGGGATGCTTTTTTCCTATGGAAAGATGGTATATGAGCCTATTGTTGGTGAAGTCATTACAGATGGCGCCGCTGAAAAAGCGGGTATCTTAGCCGGTGACCGCATTATTGAGATTGATGGATCTCCAGTTACTGCATTTCGTGATATCAGCAAGCATCTGGCGCTGAAAGTTGATGAAAAAATATCTTTGATTGTTCTGCGTAACGGTCAGAACTTAACTCTAAGTTTTCCTCTTAAAACCGTTGAAATTAAAAATTTTCTTGGTGAAGATAAGAAAATTTACCAGATCGGAATCAGAAATAATCCTGAAGAACGAAAAATACTTCATTTTGGTGTTATTGGGGCTATTTGGGAAGCAACCGGTGAAATAAAAGAACTGACCTATGCTAATCTTACGGGGTTGGGGCAAATTATAATGGGGGACCGCTCTGCTAAAGAACTGGGAGGTCCAATAGCAATTGCAAGAGTTGCCGGTAAAGCGGCAGAATTTGGGATTGTTGAGTTTTTAAATATTATGGCAATGGTTTCCATGGGATTGGGGCTGATAAATCTCTTTCCAATACCTATGCTTGATGGGGGGCATTTGCTGTATTACGCGATAGAAGCGGTCAGAAGAAAAAAAATGAGCCTGAAAGCGCAAGAAATTGGTTTCAAGATTGGCGCTGCTGTAGTATTAAGCCTGATGGTTTTTGTCTTCTATAATGACATTTCGGCAATTATTGATCTGGTCGGATAA
- a CDS encoding 1-deoxy-D-xylulose-5-phosphate reductoisomerase: MSLPDINHLSRTLGRTRKDVTILGSTGSIGCNTLDLISRNPESYSVKALTANHSVEKLAEQAIKYNAEMAVIANNSLYEELKSALSGTHIIAAAGENALNDAAEMPADLVMSSIVGAAGLRPTLTAIRRGATIALANKECLVCAGDFMMEQVEEFGATMLPVDSEHNAIFQIFDFDNPQNVEKIILTASGGPFWNCEISDMTSITPEQAINHPNWSMGAKISIDSATMMNKGLELIEAYYLFPVEKDQLEIIIHPESIVHSMVSYMDGSVLAQLGTPDMRTPISYALAWPDRMRTPSKKLDLTEVGRLNFIKPDEEKFPALNITRQVLQNGGSAPTILNASNEVAVYAFLDGKIKFLDIARIVEETLEKISFHKMTSLSDVHEVDENARKVAQEIITGMSM; encoded by the coding sequence ATGAGTTTACCAGACATAAATCACCTTTCGAGAACGTTAGGTCGAACGAGAAAAGACGTAACCATATTAGGCTCAACGGGGTCTATCGGCTGTAATACTCTGGATTTGATTTCCCGAAACCCAGAAAGTTATTCCGTCAAAGCGTTAACGGCAAACCACAGTGTTGAAAAACTGGCAGAGCAGGCAATAAAATATAATGCTGAAATGGCAGTTATTGCAAATAATAGCCTTTATGAAGAACTGAAGTCAGCATTATCTGGAACCCATATTATTGCCGCCGCAGGCGAGAATGCTTTGAATGATGCGGCTGAAATGCCTGCTGATCTAGTTATGTCATCAATTGTCGGCGCAGCCGGACTTCGTCCAACATTAACAGCAATAAGACGCGGGGCAACAATCGCACTGGCCAATAAAGAATGTCTTGTCTGTGCCGGTGACTTCATGATGGAACAGGTTGAGGAATTTGGGGCGACAATGTTGCCGGTAGATTCAGAGCATAATGCCATCTTCCAAATATTTGATTTCGATAACCCGCAAAATGTTGAAAAAATTATTTTAACGGCTTCCGGCGGCCCGTTCTGGAACTGTGAAATTTCAGATATGACATCAATTACGCCGGAGCAGGCGATCAATCATCCCAATTGGTCAATGGGAGCAAAGATTTCAATTGACAGTGCGACTATGATGAACAAGGGACTGGAACTCATTGAAGCTTATTATCTTTTCCCCGTTGAAAAAGATCAGTTGGAAATTATTATACACCCAGAATCCATAGTTCACAGTATGGTTTCCTACATGGATGGCTCAGTTCTTGCCCAGCTTGGAACACCGGATATGAGAACACCAATTTCCTACGCACTGGCCTGGCCCGATAGAATGAGGACACCTTCTAAAAAACTTGATTTGACAGAAGTCGGACGGCTTAATTTTATTAAACCGGATGAGGAAAAATTTCCGGCCCTTAATATTACACGACAGGTGTTGCAAAATGGCGGAAGTGCGCCTACTATCCTCAACGCTTCTAATGAAGTTGCAGTATATGCTTTTCTTGATGGAAAAATAAAATTTCTGGATATAGCAAGAATTGTTGAGGAAACTCTTGAAAAAATTAGTTTCCATAAAATGACAAGCCTGAGCGATGTACATGAAGTGGACGAGAATGCACGAAAAGTGGCGCAGGAGATTATAACAGGAATGAGCATGTAA
- a CDS encoding phosphatidate cytidylyltransferase produces the protein MNITKETGGMVQDIENAKPAKKNNLLTRILSALIMLPLAVFIILKGGMFFLILISLLTVLILSEWNGICEKKPFSWLFAVQALSALLLIYQLNIESSYIWISFISSVISIMAIALLIKAKMIWAVTGFLYAIIPSASFLLIEKQFGGILVLWMMIVIWSMDTGAYFAGKNIGGPKMSPKISPNKTWSGLIGGTIAAILIGGFYGFYMQDQNVPLFSDATILLLFSGLFAILSQMGDLAESAVKRRFSVKDSGSIIPGHGGVMDRVDGVLFVAPAVLIVSNVLYA, from the coding sequence ATGAATATTACAAAAGAGACAGGCGGTATGGTGCAAGACATTGAGAATGCTAAACCAGCTAAAAAAAATAATCTGCTGACACGAATTCTTTCGGCACTAATTATGCTGCCGCTGGCCGTTTTTATCATATTAAAAGGCGGAATGTTTTTCTTAATTCTGATCAGCTTGCTTACGGTCTTGATCCTTTCAGAGTGGAATGGCATTTGTGAAAAGAAGCCGTTTTCATGGTTGTTTGCTGTTCAGGCGTTATCTGCCTTACTTTTGATTTACCAGCTAAATATTGAAAGTTCCTACATTTGGATTTCTTTTATTTCAAGTGTGATTTCAATTATGGCAATTGCTCTACTTATAAAAGCCAAAATGATTTGGGCTGTCACAGGCTTTCTTTACGCTATAATTCCATCGGCCAGTTTTTTGCTTATCGAAAAACAGTTTGGTGGCATTCTGGTTCTGTGGATGATGATTGTGATCTGGTCAATGGATACGGGTGCTTATTTTGCGGGGAAAAATATTGGGGGTCCAAAAATGTCTCCTAAAATAAGCCCTAATAAAACATGGTCAGGCCTTATTGGTGGTACAATTGCAGCAATATTGATAGGTGGTTTTTACGGCTTTTATATGCAGGATCAAAATGTACCCTTATTCTCTGATGCCACAATTTTGCTTTTATTCAGTGGTTTGTTTGCAATATTGAGCCAAATGGGTGATCTGGCAGAGTCTGCGGTTAAAAGGAGATTTTCCGTAAAGGACTCCGGCTCGATCATTCCAGGACATGGTGGTGTAATGGACCGGGTTGATGGTGTGTTATTTGTGGCCCCGGCTGTTCTTATTGTATCTAATGTGCTATATGCCTGA
- a CDS encoding isoprenyl transferase encodes MLLVKEDNKVAENEGRAEKRLTHIAIIMDGNGRWAKLHRLPKFAGHKKGADAVRGIVEKCADLDIGYLTLYAFSSENWNRPIEEVNDLMGLLKIYLTKEIEELHRKNIRISFIGSRKRLSKNLISLIEEAEEKTKNNRKLRLTLALNYGGQEEIVCAAKNLASKVKEGSLDVEDIDEKLFSQNLYTNDMPEPDLIIRTSGEQRLSNFMLWQAAYSEFVFQDVLWPDFTQDSLLSAIDEYYKRDRRYGARH; translated from the coding sequence ATGTTGCTTGTTAAGGAAGATAATAAAGTGGCAGAAAATGAGGGTCGGGCTGAAAAGCGGCTTACTCATATTGCCATTATTATGGATGGTAATGGACGCTGGGCCAAATTACACCGTCTTCCCAAATTTGCGGGGCACAAAAAGGGTGCGGATGCCGTTCGGGGGATTGTCGAAAAATGCGCTGATCTGGATATTGGATATCTTACATTATATGCTTTTTCTTCTGAGAACTGGAACAGACCGATTGAAGAAGTGAACGACCTGATGGGGCTTCTTAAAATCTACCTGACCAAGGAAATTGAAGAACTTCATAGAAAAAATATCCGTATCAGTTTTATAGGCAGCAGAAAACGCTTAAGCAAAAATCTTATCAGCCTGATTGAAGAGGCAGAAGAAAAGACAAAAAATAATAGGAAGCTTCGATTAACACTTGCGCTGAATTATGGTGGACAGGAAGAAATTGTCTGTGCAGCCAAAAATTTGGCCAGTAAAGTAAAAGAAGGCAGCCTTGATGTTGAGGATATTGATGAAAAATTATTTTCTCAGAATCTCTATACAAATGATATGCCGGAACCGGACCTTATAATCCGTACCAGTGGGGAACAACGCCTCAGTAATTTCATGCTTTGGCAGGCGGCTTACTCGGAATTCGTATTTCAGGACGTATTATGGCCTGATTTTACTCAGGATAGCTTACTAAGCGCCATAGATGAATATTACAAAAGAGACAGGCGGTATGGTGCAAGACATTGA